GCGCGGTGTCCGCGCCGGGCAGCGCGGGCGCGCTCCGTACGGAGGCGGGGGTCGCCGAGAAGCGCGGCGCGGGCGCGGGCTGGGTGATGCCCGCGTGGTCGGTGAAGGTGCCGCGCGCCACGAGGTGCGGATGGGCGGGGGCCTCGCGCAGCGACAGCACGGGCGCCACGCACGCGTCGGACTCCTCGAAGACGGCCGTCCACTCGGCGCGGGTCTTCTCCTTGAAGCGGGCGCTGATCGCGGCCCGCAGGGTGTCCCAGCGGTCGAAGTCCTTGCGGGCGGGGACGTCGTCGGCGAGACCGAGCAGGTCGGCGAACTCCCGGTAGAACCGCTGCTCCAGCGCCCCGACGGCCATGTACCCGCCGTCGGCGGTCTCGTACGTCCCGTAGAAGGGAGCGCCGCCGTCCAGCAGGTTCGCCCCGCGCCGGTCCTGCCAGCCGCCCGCCGCCGACATGGCGTGGATCATGGTGGTGAGATGGGCGGCGCCGTCCACGATCGCCGCGTCCACGACCTGTCCGGCGCCGCCGGGGGTGCGGGCGTGCTGGAGGGCGGCGAGGACACCGACGACGAGGTAGAGCGCGCCGCCCGCGTAGTCGCCGAGCAGGTTGGCGGGCACGACCGGCGGCCGGTCGCTCTCGCCGACCATGGAGAGCGTCCCGGCGACGGCGATGTAGTCGATGTCGTGTCCGGCGTACGGGGCCAGCGGGCCGTCCTGGCCCCAGCCGGTCATCCGCCCGTACACCAGACGGGGGTTGCGGGCCAGGCACTCCGCCGGGCCGACGCCGAGGCGTTCGGCGACGCCGGGCCGGTAGCCCTCGATCAGGATGTCGGCGCGTTCGACCAGGTCGAGCAGGCGGGCGGGGCCGTCGTCGGCCTTGAGGTCGAGGAGCACGGACCGCTTGTTGCGGTTCGTCAGGTCGTGGCGCGGGTCGATCCCGAGCCCGGCGCCGCCCGGCCGGTCGACCCGTACGACGTCGGCGCCGAGGTCGGCGAGATGCATGGCGGCGAAGGGGCCGGGGCCGATGCCGGCCAGCTCCACCACCCGAACCCCCGTCAGGGGGCCGTGCGCGGCGGCCGGGCCGCCGGTGCCCGGGTCGTGCGCTGTCGCTGTCATGGTGAGCTCCCCGCAGTGTGACACCAACGATGTAACAGCAATGATGTTAGGAATGCCGGTCGGCAGGCACAAGCCCCGCCGGGGCGCGCACGCCGACCCGCCCAAGCCCCGCCGACCACGCCCGAGCAAGCGCTTGTTCCGCCCGCCGTCCGTCCCGATGGTCGCAGACACCCGGTGAGGCGGCGCCCGCGCCGGCGCGCGTCTCCGGTTCCCGCGCGTCCGATGCTGGTCACCCGGGCCCCGGAGCCCCCGCCGGGAGCGCTAACCTCGCCCCTCGACAGCTTCACGACAACGGCACCCGCAGTCGCGCGGCCGGAACGGCGGAGACTCGATGAACAGGCAGAACGGGGCGGAACGCCCGTACCACGTGGTGCTCTTCGGGGCGACCGGCTTTGTCGGACGCCTCACGGCCGAGTATCTCGCCCGGAACGCGCCCGAGGACTGCCGGTGGGCGATGGCGGGACGCGACCGGCGCAGACTGGAGCGGCTGCGGACCCGGCTCGCCCGTATCGACCCGCGCTGCGCGGAACTGCCGCTGCTGGTCGCGGACTCCGCCGACCCCGACGCGCTGCGCGCCCTCGCCGGGTCGACCCGGGTGCTCGCCACGACCGTCGGCCCGTACGTCACGCACGGCGAACACGTGGTCGCCGCCTGCGCCGAGGCCGGGACGGACTACGCCGACCTCTGCGGCGAGGCGGAGTTCGTCGACCGGATGTATCTGAAGTACGAGGACCGGGCGCACCAGACCGGGGCGCGGCTGGTGCACGCCTGCGGGTTCGACTCCGTACCGCACGATCTGGGCGCGTACTTCACGGTGCGGCAGCTGCCGCCGGACGTGCCACTGCGCATCGACGGGTTCGTCCGCGCCCACGCGTCCTTCTCCGGCGGGACGCTCGCCTCGGCGCTGAACGCGGTGAGCCGGGCCCGGCCGGCCCTGGAGGCCGCGAAGCAGCGGCGGCTGCACGAGCCCCGGCTGGTCGGGCGGCGGGCCGTCGGGCCGCTGGGAGCACCGCACTTCAGCACGGAGACCGGCGCCTGGGCGCTGCCGCTGCCCACCCTGGACGCGCGGGTGGTGGCGCGCTCGGCGGCGGCCGTACCGCGCTACGGCCCCGACTTCCGCTACCGGCACTACGCCGCCGTGACGTCGCTGCCGATGGCCCTGGGCGGCACCGTGGCGGCGGGCGCGGGCGCGGCGCTGGCGCAGGTGGGGGCGGTACGGCGGGCGCTGACGCGGTGGTACGGGCCGGGCAGCGGGCCCAGCGAGGCGCGCCGGAGGTCGAGTTGGTTCACCGTGCGGTTCGTGGGCGAGGGCGGTGGGCGCCGGGTGTTCACGGAGGTCTCGGGCGGCGATCCGGGGTACGACGAGACGGCGAAGATCCTGGCCGAGTCGGCGCTGAGCCTGGCCTTCGACGACCTTCCGAGGACGGCGGGCCAGGTCACGCCGGTGACCGCGATGGGCGACGCGCTGCTGGAGCGGCTGCGGGCGGCCGGAATGACGTTCCGGGTGGCGCACGCGCGCTGAGACGGGCGCGGCCGGGCACCGTGATGCTTGGCGGCGGGGCGGGAACCCGGCGGCCCGCCCCCAGCACGGGCCGCCGGGCTCCCGTGGAGACGGACTCGGACGGCGGGCGGAACTCATCGCTCGACGGCGTGTCAGTTTCGGTGCGAGCCGGTTTCGGTGCGGGCCGGTTTCGGTGCGGGCCGGTTTCGGTGCGGGCCGGTTTCGGTGCGGGCCGGTTTCGGTGCGGGCCGGTTTCGGTGCGGGCCGGTTTCTGTTTGGGTCGGTCTCGGTGCGTGTCGGATTCGGTGCGTGTCGGATTCGGCGCGGGCCGGATTCGGCGCGGGTGGTCGTCTGTCCGACCGCCGGAATCGCGGTCAGTGACCGTCCGCCGCCGGATCCGCCGTGGCCAGGGCCTCGCGCAGCGCCCTGCGGCAGACGCTGTCGGCCTGCCGGGTGGTCTCCGGGAGGCGGAAGCCGGTGGTGAGGCGCAGGGTGTGCGCGCAGGCCGTGTCGAGGTCGGTGCGGTGACCGACGGAGACGAAGACCGGCTTCACCCCGTCCCGGGTCCGCAGCGCCCGGCCCACCTCCTCGCCGTCGTCGGCGAGCAGCGGCGTGAAGTCGCCGCGCCGGGGGCCGGGTTGCTCGTACGAGAAGGTGAACGGGTTCTTCGCGACGCCGATCACCGGCAGCCCGGTCAGCACCCCGAGATGGCTCGCGAGTCCGAACCGGCGCGGGTGGGCCCGGCCGTATCCGTCGCAGACGACCAGCCCCGGCGCGGATGTCAGGGCGGCGAGAGCGGCGAGGACGGTGGGGATCTCACGGAAGGCGAGCAGCCCGGGTACGTAGGGGAAGGCGACCCGGCCGACGGCGGTCGCCCGGTCCACGACGGCGAGGGTGGCGGCGTCCAGGACGACGGCCGCCGCGGCGACGACGTCCCGTTCGTCGTCGTACGCCACGTCGACCCCGGTCACCAGACCGGTCCCGGCCGCCGGTCCCGCCTCGTCGAGCACGACGCGCTCGCGCAACTCGTCCTGGATCGCCCGCGCCTCGGCCTCGTCGGCCGGCGTAACGGGTACTGCGGTTGTGGCGGGTACGGCGGGCGTTCTGGGCGTCGTCATGATCCGGCCAGCGTAGGCCCGAGCGCTCCCCGCAGCCTGGCGATCAGGTGGACAGGGGAACCGACCCGCGCCGCTCGAACCGGTGGCCGCCGCGAACCGACCCGCGAGTAGGAAAAATGGTGACGCAGGTCACAACGATCTGCCAGCACTCTTCCGCCCGCCGCGTCGTCCTCCCCTGTACGCGGACGACTGTTGTCCGCCCGAGCCGTGCGAAGGGGAGCTGGCTTTGTCCACCGTCATCGAGCAGGCACTGCAAGCCCGGCTGGTCGCCTCGGCGCCCCGGCAGGAGAACGTTCCCGCGACCCTGCGCTACGACGGCGACGATCCGTTCGCCGTCCGCATGGCGTTTCCGGCCACGGCGTCGCTGGAGGGCATGGAGGTGTCCTGGGCGTTCTCGCGCGAGTTGCTGACCGTCGGTGTGGACGAGCCGGCCGGGCTCGGCGACGTACGGGTGCGGCCGTTCGGCTACGACCGTACGGTCCTGGAGTTCCACGCCCCCGAGGGCGTCGCGATGGTCCATGTGCGCACCTCGGAGGTACGGGCGTTCCTCGACCGCTCCCTCGGGGTCGTGCCCGTCGGCTGTGAGCATCTGCTCCTCGACCTGGACCACGACGTGGCCGAACTGCTGCGTGACGCCTGCTGAGACCCGCCGGGCCCCTCCCCCGCCGCGCCGCGCCGCCGCCCCTTCTCCGTGCCGTGGGGAACCCCGACCCCACCCGGGGAGAAGCCGGGGCGACGCCGTACGGAAAGTCGGACAGAAGCTGTCTGATTTCCCCGTTAGCTTCGGGCCATGCCTCAGAACATCACCATCGTGGGCGCCCGCGAGAACAACCTGAAGGACGTCTCGCTGACCGTCCCGAAGGACCGGATCACCGTCTTCACCGGGGTCTCCGGGTCCGGCAAGTCATCGATCGTCTTCGACACCATCGCCGTGGAGTCGCAGCGGCAGCTCAACGAGACCTTCACGGCGTTCCTCAGAAGCCGGATGCCCAAGCACGAGCGCCCGCACGTCGAGGCGATCGACGACCTGTCCGTGGCGATCGTCGTGGACCAGAAGCCGCTCGGCGGCAACGTCCGCTCCACCGTCGGCACGATGACCGACATCTACTCGGTGATCCGCGTGCTGTTCTCCCGGTACGGCACACCGAGCGCCGGACCGGCCACCGCGTACTCCTTCAACGACCCCTCCGGCATGTGCCCGGAGTGCGACGGCATCGGCCGGGTCGTGCGGCTCGACCTGGACCGCGCCGTGGACTGGTCGAAGTCCCTCAACGAGGGCGCGCTGCTGTTACCCGGACTCACGGTGGGCGGCTGGGAGTGGAACCTGTACGCCGGGTCGGGGCACTTCGACCCGGACAAGCCGGTCGACCGGTACACCGCCGAGGAGCGCGAACTGCTGCTGCACGGCGGCGACTTCACCGTCCGGCTGGAGATGCGGACGGGACCGGCCGACGTACGGTTCGAGGGCATCGTGGGCCGCTTCACCCGGCTCTTCCTCAACCGGGACACGGCCACGATGTCCGAGAAGCGCCGGGAGGCCGCGAGCCGGTTCACGGTGGAGCGGGTCTGCGAGGCGTGCGACGGGGCGCGGCTCAACGAGGCCGCGCTGGCCACCCGTATCGACGGCCTGGGCATCGCCGAATACACGCGGATGGAGGTCGCCGATCTGGCCGAGGTGCTGGCGCGGATCGACGACCCGGTGGCGACGCCGATCGCCGCCGCCGCGCGCGAGAGGCTCGACCGGCTGGTGGGGATCGGGCTCGGCTATCTGAGCCTGGACCGGGAGACGACCACGCTCTCCGGCGGTGAGGGCCAGCGGCTCAAGATGGTGCGCCACCTGGGGAGTTCACTGACCGGGCTGACCTTCATCTTCGACGAGCCGAGCGTGGGTCTGCACCCGCGCGACGTGGGGCGGCTCAACGATCTGCTGCGGCGGCTGCGCGACCGGGGCAACACGGTGCTGGTGGTGGAGCACGACCCGGACGTGGTGGCGATCGCGGACCATGTGGTCGACATGGGGCCCGGCGCGGGCGCCGACGGCGGGCACGTCGTGTTCGAGGGGACGGTGGAGCGGCTGCGGGAGTCCGGCACCCTCACCGGACGGCATCTGCTGAGCCGTACGTCCGTCAAGACGTCCTTCCGCACGCCGACCGGCCAACTCCCCTTGCGAAACGCCACGTTGCACAACCTCAAGGGCGTCGACGTGGACTTCCCGACCGGTGTGCTGACGGCGGTGACGGGAGTGGCCGGATCGGGCAAGTCGACCTTGGTCTCCGAGGTGTTCACGGCCGCGTACCCGGACGCGATCGTCATCGACCAGGGCGCGATCACGGCCTCGTCGCGCTCCACCCCGGCGTCCTACCTCGGCGTCATGGACATCGTCCGCAAGGTGTACGCGAAGGAGAACGGTGTCGAGCCGGGTCTCTTCAGCTTCAACTCGTCCGGCGCCTGCCCGGTGTGCGCGGGGCGCGGCGTCATCCACACCGATCTGGCGTTCATGGACCCGGTGACGACGGTCTGCCACGCCTGCGAGGGGCGGCGGTTCAACGACGACGTCCTGGCGCTGCGGGTGGGCGGCCGGTCGATCGTCGACGTCCTGGAGATGACGGCCGCTCAGGCGATCCCGTTCTTCGGGGAGTTCGGCGGCGACCGGACGATGGCGCGCAGGCTGGGCACGCTGAACGACGTGGGGCTCACCTATCTGACGCTCGGTCAGCCGCTCAGTTCGCTGTCGGGCGGCGAGCGGCAGCGCATCAAACTGGCGACGAAGCTGCACCGCACGGGCAGCGTGTACGTCCTGGACGAGCCGACCACCGGGCTGCACATGGCGGACGTGGGCACGCTGCTGGCGCTGCTCGACCGGCTGGTGGACGCGGGGAACTCGGTGATCTGCGTCGAGCACAACCTGGACGTGGTCAAGCGGGCGGACTGGGTGATCGATCTCGGCCCGGACGGGGGGAAGCACGGCGGCGAGATCCTCTTCGAGGGGACGCCGGCCGAGCTGCTCGGCCATCCGAAGTCGTTCACCGCCGAACACCTCCGGCGCGAGCCGGGAGCCTGACGCCCGACGGGGGCTCCGCCGGTACGGCGCGCGTGCCGTACCGGCGGGCACCCCCGCGGTTCCGCACCTTCTCGCGCAGGGGGCGCAGGGACCGGCTCGTGGGGACCGGCTCGTGGGGCCCGGCTCGTGGGGACCGGCTCGCAGGGACCGGCTCGTGGGGCCCGGCTCTCGGCGATCTGGGGTCGAATCGCCGGGAGGCGAAAAGGTACGTGGCCCACCTCACGCGACTCCCGCGCGACCTGCGCGCATAACCACATGTAACCGGGCATCACGGATCCGGGGTTGGCTCTCGCCTTACAGCGCCCTTAACCTACGGTCACGTAACCTACGAACCCGTAGGTACTACTCCCGTCCCCAGGAGCACCCGTGACACTCACCTCTCCCCCTCTCGGCAGTTCGGAGGCGTGGACCGACGCCCGGCTGCTGTACGCACTGGAAGAGGTGGTGGAGAAAGAACTCAACCGCCATCTCAAGGTCGCCAAGGACTGGATGCCGCACGAGTACGTGCCCTGGTCCGACGCCCGCAACTTTCCCGGTTTCTTCGAGGACGGCACGGCCTGGGAGCCCCAGCAGTCCAAGGTGACCGACATCGGCAAGATCGCCCTCGTGGTGAACCTGCTGACCGAGGACAACCTCCCCAGCTACCACCACGAGATCGCCAGCCTCTTCGGCCGCGACGGCGCCTGGGGCACCTGGGTGCACCGCTGGACCGCCGAGGAGGGCCGCCACGGCATCGTGATGCGCGACTATCTGCTCGCTTCGCGCGCGGTCGACCCGGACAAGCTGGAGCAGTTCCGGATGACGCA
Above is a window of Streptomyces sp. NBC_01498 DNA encoding:
- a CDS encoding CaiB/BaiF CoA transferase family protein — its product is MTATAHDPGTGGPAAAHGPLTGVRVVELAGIGPGPFAAMHLADLGADVVRVDRPGGAGLGIDPRHDLTNRNKRSVLLDLKADDGPARLLDLVERADILIEGYRPGVAERLGVGPAECLARNPRLVYGRMTGWGQDGPLAPYAGHDIDYIAVAGTLSMVGESDRPPVVPANLLGDYAGGALYLVVGVLAALQHARTPGGAGQVVDAAIVDGAAHLTTMIHAMSAAGGWQDRRGANLLDGGAPFYGTYETADGGYMAVGALEQRFYREFADLLGLADDVPARKDFDRWDTLRAAISARFKEKTRAEWTAVFEESDACVAPVLSLREAPAHPHLVARGTFTDHAGITQPAPAPRFSATPASVRSAPALPGADTARIAHDWDVPSLHGTAVTTETAAVTDSGPVTDSATADSDTTPKGR
- a CDS encoding saccharopine dehydrogenase family protein — encoded protein: MNRQNGAERPYHVVLFGATGFVGRLTAEYLARNAPEDCRWAMAGRDRRRLERLRTRLARIDPRCAELPLLVADSADPDALRALAGSTRVLATTVGPYVTHGEHVVAACAEAGTDYADLCGEAEFVDRMYLKYEDRAHQTGARLVHACGFDSVPHDLGAYFTVRQLPPDVPLRIDGFVRAHASFSGGTLASALNAVSRARPALEAAKQRRLHEPRLVGRRAVGPLGAPHFSTETGAWALPLPTLDARVVARSAAAVPRYGPDFRYRHYAAVTSLPMALGGTVAAGAGAALAQVGAVRRALTRWYGPGSGPSEARRRSSWFTVRFVGEGGGRRVFTEVSGGDPGYDETAKILAESALSLAFDDLPRTAGQVTPVTAMGDALLERLRAAGMTFRVAHAR
- a CDS encoding endonuclease V — translated: MTTPRTPAVPATTAVPVTPADEAEARAIQDELRERVVLDEAGPAAGTGLVTGVDVAYDDERDVVAAAAVVLDAATLAVVDRATAVGRVAFPYVPGLLAFREIPTVLAALAALTSAPGLVVCDGYGRAHPRRFGLASHLGVLTGLPVIGVAKNPFTFSYEQPGPRRGDFTPLLADDGEEVGRALRTRDGVKPVFVSVGHRTDLDTACAHTLRLTTGFRLPETTRQADSVCRRALREALATADPAADGH
- a CDS encoding SsgA family sporulation/cell division regulator, encoding MSTVIEQALQARLVASAPRQENVPATLRYDGDDPFAVRMAFPATASLEGMEVSWAFSRELLTVGVDEPAGLGDVRVRPFGYDRTVLEFHAPEGVAMVHVRTSEVRAFLDRSLGVVPVGCEHLLLDLDHDVAELLRDAC
- a CDS encoding excinuclease ABC subunit UvrA yields the protein MPQNITIVGARENNLKDVSLTVPKDRITVFTGVSGSGKSSIVFDTIAVESQRQLNETFTAFLRSRMPKHERPHVEAIDDLSVAIVVDQKPLGGNVRSTVGTMTDIYSVIRVLFSRYGTPSAGPATAYSFNDPSGMCPECDGIGRVVRLDLDRAVDWSKSLNEGALLLPGLTVGGWEWNLYAGSGHFDPDKPVDRYTAEERELLLHGGDFTVRLEMRTGPADVRFEGIVGRFTRLFLNRDTATMSEKRREAASRFTVERVCEACDGARLNEAALATRIDGLGIAEYTRMEVADLAEVLARIDDPVATPIAAAARERLDRLVGIGLGYLSLDRETTTLSGGEGQRLKMVRHLGSSLTGLTFIFDEPSVGLHPRDVGRLNDLLRRLRDRGNTVLVVEHDPDVVAIADHVVDMGPGAGADGGHVVFEGTVERLRESGTLTGRHLLSRTSVKTSFRTPTGQLPLRNATLHNLKGVDVDFPTGVLTAVTGVAGSGKSTLVSEVFTAAYPDAIVIDQGAITASSRSTPASYLGVMDIVRKVYAKENGVEPGLFSFNSSGACPVCAGRGVIHTDLAFMDPVTTVCHACEGRRFNDDVLALRVGGRSIVDVLEMTAAQAIPFFGEFGGDRTMARRLGTLNDVGLTYLTLGQPLSSLSGGERQRIKLATKLHRTGSVYVLDEPTTGLHMADVGTLLALLDRLVDAGNSVICVEHNLDVVKRADWVIDLGPDGGKHGGEILFEGTPAELLGHPKSFTAEHLRREPGA